Proteins found in one Macaca nemestrina isolate mMacNem1 chromosome 4, mMacNem.hap1, whole genome shotgun sequence genomic segment:
- the LOC112424852 gene encoding trypsin-2-like codes for MVVRLGEHNIEVLEGNEQFINAAKKIRHPKYNRKTLDNDILLIKLSTPAVINDHVSTIPLPTAPPAAGAEALISGWGNTLSSGADYPDELQCLDAPVLSQAECEASYPGKITSNMFCVGFLEGGKDSCQGDSGGPVVSNGELQGIVSWGYGCAQKNKPGVYTKVYNYVDWIEDTIAANS; via the exons GTGAGACTGGGAGAACACAACATCGAAGTCCTGGAAGGGAATGAGCAGTTCATCAATGCAGCCAAGAAAATTCGCCACCCCAAATACAACAGGAAGACTCTGGACAATGACATCCTGCTGATCAAGCTCTCCACACCTGCCGTCATCAATGACCATGTGTCCACCATCCCTCTGCCCACCGCCCCTCCAGCTGCTGGCGCCGAGGCCCTCATCTCTGGCTGGGGCAACACTCTGAGCTCTGGTG CCGACTACCCAGACGAGCTGCAGTGCCTGGATGCTCCTGTGCTGTCCCAGGCTGAGTGTGAAGCCTCCTACCCTGGGAAGATTACCAGCAACATGTTCTGTGTGGGCTTCCTTGAGGGAGGCAAGGATTCCTGCCAG ggtGACTCTGGTGGCCCTGTGGTCTCCAACGGAGAGCTCCAAGGAATTGTCTCCTGGGGCTATGGCTGTGCCCAGAAGAACAAACCTGGAGTCTACACCAAGGTCTACAACTATGTGGACTGGATTGAAGACACCATAGCTGCCAACAGCTAA